A single genomic interval of Bradyrhizobium japonicum USDA 6 harbors:
- a CDS encoding aspartate/glutamate racemase family protein, with amino-acid sequence MRIFWQSFVDASVNAPYMARLSEYLNNIAASGTTVHVEGISPPDREFGRLAELRCAVQAIDNGIAAEEGGFDAFVMGHFQDPGLYELRSTLDIPVIGTGEATLLAASQLGRRLGLVTLDPVFEVWHYEQAERYGLGDRVAHVTGLGCKPADFADAFDGDQAAQARMIKDFVACARPLVEHGADVVIPAGVLPGLLIGREHGLKVGHAPVVNCAAVALKSAEMWVQLRQLNGTEPSRGPSFKRASAQARDDFRALLARDSR; translated from the coding sequence ATGCGCATCTTCTGGCAGAGCTTCGTTGATGCGAGCGTGAACGCGCCCTACATGGCGCGGCTGTCGGAATACCTCAACAACATCGCTGCATCGGGCACGACCGTTCACGTCGAGGGCATTTCGCCGCCGGACCGGGAGTTCGGACGGCTCGCGGAATTGCGCTGCGCCGTCCAGGCGATCGACAACGGCATCGCAGCCGAGGAGGGCGGGTTCGACGCCTTCGTGATGGGGCATTTCCAGGATCCCGGACTCTACGAGTTGCGTTCGACGCTCGACATTCCCGTGATCGGGACCGGCGAGGCGACGTTGCTGGCGGCCTCTCAGCTCGGCCGGAGGCTCGGCCTTGTGACCCTCGATCCCGTCTTCGAGGTCTGGCACTACGAGCAGGCCGAGCGTTATGGCCTCGGCGATCGCGTGGCCCACGTGACCGGCCTTGGCTGCAAGCCGGCGGATTTCGCCGATGCCTTTGACGGAGATCAGGCCGCGCAAGCCCGCATGATCAAGGACTTCGTCGCCTGCGCACGCCCGCTGGTCGAGCACGGCGCCGACGTCGTGATCCCCGCCGGTGTACTGCCGGGCCTTCTGATCGGCAGGGAGCATGGCCTGAAAGTCGGGCACGCGCCGGTGGTCAATTGCGCGGCGGTGGCGCTGAAAAGTGCCGAGATGTGGGTGCAGCTCCGGCAGCTCAATGGCACCGAGCCCAGCCGCGGGCCGAGCTTCAAGCGGGCCAGCGCCCAGGCGCGCGACGATTTCCGCGCACTGCTTGCTCGCGACAGCCGCTAG
- a CDS encoding ABC transporter substrate-binding protein: MRKTLSLLALVAGLFAAPAAQADITIGFVTSLSGNGSSIGIPYGRGINAAYEYKKTINGETIRLIQLDDGSDPSAATRNARKLVEEEKVDLLIGTATAPSTIAMAAVASELKVPMIAVSPIGKLPDTPEQWVVSVPQPASLLVKIVADRMKRDGMKNIGYVGFSDAWGDLVYNGAKAAEAAGDIRIQTNERYARTDTSVTAQILKVMAARPDAVLDGGSGTQGALPLLTLAERGFKGNTYGTVALVNPDFVNVGGKAAEGIQVSAGPVIVAEQLPDEHFAKKIALDFRSVYQKTHNIPTTDGFSAYSFDAWLIFANAAERALKTAKPGTAEFRTALRDAILSTKELPGVHAVYNFKPGAVTGVDERSLVVVRLTGGAWKYAP; encoded by the coding sequence ATGCGCAAGACTCTGAGCCTACTCGCACTTGTCGCCGGACTCTTCGCGGCGCCGGCTGCGCAGGCCGACATCACCATCGGCTTCGTCACCTCGCTGAGCGGCAACGGCTCGTCGATCGGAATCCCTTATGGGCGCGGCATCAACGCCGCTTATGAGTACAAGAAGACCATCAACGGCGAGACCATTCGCCTGATCCAGCTCGACGACGGCTCCGACCCGTCGGCCGCGACCCGCAATGCGCGCAAGCTGGTCGAAGAAGAAAAGGTAGACCTCCTGATCGGCACGGCCACGGCGCCCTCGACCATCGCCATGGCGGCGGTGGCGAGCGAGCTGAAAGTGCCGATGATCGCGGTCTCGCCGATCGGCAAGCTGCCGGATACGCCGGAGCAGTGGGTGGTGTCGGTGCCGCAGCCGGCCTCTCTCCTCGTCAAGATCGTCGCCGACCGCATGAAGCGCGACGGCATGAAGAACATCGGCTATGTCGGCTTCTCCGACGCCTGGGGCGACCTCGTCTACAACGGCGCCAAGGCCGCCGAGGCCGCCGGTGACATCAGGATTCAGACCAACGAGCGCTATGCCCGCACCGACACCTCGGTCACCGCGCAGATTCTCAAGGTGATGGCCGCACGTCCCGACGCCGTGCTGGACGGCGGCTCGGGTACGCAAGGCGCGCTGCCGCTTCTCACGCTCGCCGAGCGGGGTTTCAAGGGCAACACCTACGGCACGGTGGCACTCGTCAATCCGGACTTCGTCAACGTCGGCGGCAAGGCGGCCGAAGGCATCCAGGTCTCCGCGGGTCCCGTGATCGTCGCCGAGCAGCTTCCCGACGAGCACTTCGCCAAGAAGATCGCGCTGGATTTCCGCAGCGTCTACCAGAAGACCCATAACATCCCGACCACCGACGGCTTCTCCGCCTATTCGTTCGACGCCTGGCTGATCTTCGCCAACGCTGCCGAGCGCGCGCTGAAGACCGCCAAGCCCGGAACGGCGGAATTCCGCACGGCGCTGCGGGACGCGATCCTCAGCACCAAGGAGCTGCCGGGCGTGCATGCCGTCTACAATTTCAAGCCCGGTGCGGTCACCGGCGTCGACGAGCGCTCGCTCGTCGTGGTGCGCCTGACCGGCGGCGCCTGGAAGTACGCGCCATAA